The genome window TTCGAATCGGGTTGTGCGGTGTCCGCCTCCGGCTGGTCCTGCATGAGGTGGAGCAGCCAGTTGTCCTCCCCACCCATGCCGGGGGCGTTGATCAGGGCGTAGCGCCGCGGCACCCCGCCGAGGCCGCCGTCCGGCCGCCCGGACAGCACGGCGATGACCTCCTTGCCCTCACGCCACTTCTCGATCTCGATGGTCCCGGCGTCCCAGATGGTGACCTCCCCGGCGCCATACTCGCCCTTCGCGATGGTGCCCTCGAAGGTGCCGTATTCCAGGGGGTGGTCCTCGGTCTGGACGGCCAGTCGGTTGGTCTCGGTGTCCAGGGGTGGCCCCTTGGGCACCGCCCAGGACACGAGCACTCCGGAGTGCTCGAGCCGGAAGTCCCAGTGCAGGCGCCGGGCGTGGTGTTCCTGGATGACGAAGGTCGGCCGATCGCCCTCACCGGGCTGCCGTTCCACGGGCGCCTCCGCCGGCACTGGTTCGGCCGTCTTGTTCGCATCCCGCATGGACCGGTACTTCGCGAGGCGGTCGTTCGCGGCGCCGGTGCCCGGACCCTTGCTGCGGCCGCGTGCACCCGGCGAGCGGCCGGCGTCGCCCTCGTCCGGACCGCCGGAGCTGCCTGGGCCGTCCGGCACCCAGCCGAGGGGCGCCAGCGGGTCTTGGCCGTCGGCGACCCGCTCCAGCACCTCGCCCAGCTCCAGATGCTTCAGGTCCGGGTCCTCCAGTTCCGCCCAGGTGCGCGGCGCGGCCACCGAGGGACGGTCCCGTCCACGCAGCGAGTAGGGAGCCACCGTGGTCTTGGACCCGTTGTTCTGGCTCCAGTCCACGAACACCTTGCCGGCGCGGCTGGCCTTGCGCATGCTGGAGATGACCTCGCCCGGATGATCTGCCTCCAGCGCCTTGGCCAGCTCGTGGGCCACGGCGCTGATGTCGTCCGCATTGTGCTGGCCGTCCAGCGCGGCGTAGAGGTGGATGCCCTTGGACCCCGAGGTCACGGGGAAGGACTCCATGCCCATGTCCGCCAGGATGTCCCGGCACCAGCGCGCCACCTCGGCACAGTCTGCCAACCCCACTCCCTCCCCTGGATCCAGATCCAGCACCAGGCGGTCCGGGTTGCGTGGCTGCCCGTTCCGCCCGAAACGCCACTGGGGCGTGTGCAGCTCCAGGGCCGCGACCTGGGCGAACCACGCCAGCACGGCCGGATCATTGGCCAGCGGATAGGTGTTGGTGTGGTCGGAGTGCGCGATCCTGCCGGTCGGGATCCAGGACGGCGCCGAGTCCTCGAGGTCCTTGCGGAAGAACACCTGTCCGGGCTTCTCCGCCGTACCCACGCCGTCCACCCACCGCTTGCGCGTGAGGGGGCGCTGGGCCACCTGCGGTATGAGCACGTCCGCCACCGCGAGGAAGTACTGCATGACCTCGGCCTTGGTGGTGCCGGTGGCCGGGTAGAGCACCTTGTCGAGGCTGGAGACGGAGAGTTGGTGGTCCCCGACGGTGTAGGTCTGCCGCGCGGAACGTGCCATGCCACCCCTCCCCCTGCCTGCCGGCAAGGGCCTATGCTGACGCCCATGAGAGCCATCTGGTCTGGATCTATCACCTTCGGCCTGGTGAACGTCCCTGTCAAGGCGTACTCGGCGGCGAAGAAGCATGACATCAGCTTCCACCAGGTCCACGACGCCGACGGCGGCCGGATCCGGTACCAGCGCCGCTGCGAGGTGTGCGGGAAGAAGATCGACTATGAGCACATCGACAAGGCCTACGAGGACGGCGAGCAGACCGTGGTCCTCACCGAAGAGGACTTCGCCTCGCTGCCGGAAGCGCAGAACGACGAGATCGAGGTGGTGCAGTTCGTCCCCTCGGACCAGATCGACCCCATCATGTTCGGCAAGAGCTACTTCTTGGAACCTCAGGGCAAGTCCCCGAAGTCCTACCTGTTGCTGCGGCAGGCACTGGGGGACACCGACCGCACCGCCGTGGTGACGTTCGCGCTGCGCCAGAAGACCCGGCTGGGCGCATTGCGTGTCCAGGACGACGTCCTGGTGCTCCAGGCCATGTACTGGGCGGACGAGGTCCGGGAGGTCGATTTTCCCGCGACCCGGTCCCGGGCCAAGATCGGCGCCAAGGAGAAGAAGCTGGCAGCGGCTCTGGTGGACCAGTTCGCCTCGGATTTCACGCCCGGGGAGTTCGAGGACACCTATCAGGTGGAGTTGCACAAGCTCGTCGACGCCAAACTCGAGCAGGGCGAGTCCCTGGACACCGCCGCCACGTTCGGCGACGTCACGGAGGAGTCTGAGGGCGAGGATGCCGAGGTCATCGACCTGATGCAGGCCTTGAAGGCCTCCCTGGACAAGAAGCGGGGTGGTCACAGGACCGGTGCCAAGAAGTCTGGCTCGTCCGGTGGGTCCGATGCCTCCGGCAAGTCTGGCCAGAAGCCGGCCAAGCCGGCCAAGCCGGCCAAGTCCGCCAAGTCAGCGAAGTCCGGCAAGAAGCCGGCCACGTCGGCGAAGTCCAGCGCGACGTCCGGAGAGAAGTCCGGTTCCCGCCGCCGCAAGAGCGCCTGAGATGGCCCGGCTGCGGAGGTCGACGCCGGGCACCGGGGGCTACACCCGGCACCGGGCGGGCACGGGGTTCAGCTACCGGGGCGCCAACGGACGCCGCATCACCAACGCCACCACCCTCGAACGTCTCCGTGGCCTGGTCGTCCCGCCCGCGTGGACGGACGTCTGGATCGCCGCGGACGCCCAGGCACATATCCAGGCCACGGGCGTGGACGACGCCGGCCGGACCCAGTACATCTACCATCCCCAGTGGCGTGCGCGGCGGGACGCCGAGAAGTACGAGCGCGCCCTGTCCTTCGCCGAGGCTCTGCCCGCGCTTCGCCGCCAGGTGAGCCGGGATCTGCGCCCCGCCGGCACGGCCGGAACCACCGCGAGAGGGAGGGCGAACGGGGACGCGGCGGGCCGGCGTCGGACACTGGCCGCCGCCGTGCGACTGATGGACCGGGCGGCCCTGCGGATCGGCGGCTCCGAGCACACGGGGCAGTTGGAGGCCTTCGGGGCGACCACCCTGCAGCGCCGGCATGTGGACGTCCATGCCCCGCACGTGCACCTGGTGTTCCGCGGCAAATCCGGCAGCGAGTGGGACGTGACGGTGAAGGACCCGGACCTGGCGGACTTCTTCGGCGGCATCCCGGCCACCCCGCGCACCGCACCGGCGGTGGCGTACCCGATCATGTCCGGCCGGCGCCGGGAGTGGAAGGGCGTGACGGCAGCGGATGTGAACGACTATCTCACCGACCTGGCGGGGTTGGAGTTCACCGCGAAGGACTTCCGGACCTGGCAGGGAACGGTGGCGGCGGCGCGGTCCCTGGCCCGCTCGCACCGTGCTGGAGTCACGTCCCCGGAGGCCGTGAAGATCGCCGTGCAGGCCGCGGCGGACCTGCTCCACAACACGCCCACCGTGGCCCGGGAGTCATACGTGGACCCCCGGGTGGTGGACCTGTTCGAGCGGGGACGGGTGATGGACCTGGACCGTCAGCCGGACCGTGCGCTGCTGCACCTGCTCACCGGAACGGACCAGCCGGATCGGAACTAGTGGTTGCGCAGCTTCTCGATCAGTTCCTCCTTGCGGAGATCGGAGTAGCCGGAGAGGTCCAGCTCCTTGGCCCGGTCCTTCAACTCCTCGACGGTCCAGTCCTCATAGGAACCGGACTCGCCGCCGCGCTCACCCACCTCGGAGCGGCTGTCTCGGGCGGCGGCATTCGAGATCCGGGCCGCCTTCTCCTTGCTGGCCCCGTCCTCGCGGAGGGCTTCGTACATCTCCTCGTCCTTGATCTGCGGGGCGTCGGATTCGTTGGATGCATTCTTCTTGGCCATGCGGCCAGTCTGTTCCCGCGGAGCGGTCCGTTTCAACAGCCGCCCCACGCTGACCCGCCCGATTCTCCTCCCGGGGGCCCCTCCGGTCGTCGGTGATCCACGGATCGCCCGCCGGTGATTCTCGCTGATTGTTGAACAATGCATTGTCATGATTGTTGAACAACCTGTAGTGTTCCCACAGATTCGATCGGTGACCCGCATCACGCGCCCCTGGAAGGACCCCATGAAGGAACCCATGCAGGACCCTGCCCTCGCGAACGCCCCGACCGCTCGGAAACGGCGTCCGAGGAACGCCCAGCGCACGGCCCTGCTCGGTGCCATGTTCCTCATGGCGACCAGCGCCATCGGTCCGGGCTTCATCACCCAGACCACCACGTTCACCGTCCAGCTCGGCGCCGCCTTCGCGTTCGCCATCCTGATCTCGATCCTCGTGGACATCGCCGTCCAGCTCAACGTCTGGCGCATCATCGGCATCTCCGGACTGCGTGCCCAGGAACTCGGCAACAAGGTCTTGCCGGGCATCGGCTGGGTGCTCGCGGCCCTGGTCTTCGCCGGCGGCCTGGTCTTCAACATCGGCAACATCGCCGGTACCGGCCTCGGGGCCAATGCCATGCTCGGCTTGGACCCGAAGATCGGCGGCCTGGTCTCCGCGGTGGTCGCCATCTTGATCTTCCTGTCCAAGCGGGCCGGCATGGCCCTGGACCGGATCGTCGTGATGCTCGGTGCCGTGATGATCCTGCTCATGCTCTACGTGGCCGTCGTCGCCGCGCCACCCGTCGGAGAGGCCCTGAAGAACACGGTCCTGCCGGAGACCGTGGACATCCTGGTCATCACCACCCTGGTGGGCGGCACCGTGGGCGGCTACATCACCTACGCCGGTGCCCACCGCATGATCGATTCGGGCATCCGCGGCCCGGGGGCCGTGAAGGAGATCACCCGCACCTCCATCCTCGGCATCGTCGTCACCGGTGTCATGCGCGTGCTGCTGTTCCTGGCGATCCTCGGCGTGGTGGCCGGCGGCGTGGCCCTGACCAGTGACAACCAGGCGGCCGAGGCCTTCCAGCACGCTGCCGGCGAGATCGGGCTGCGGATGTTCGGTGTGATCCTGTGGGCCGCCTCGGTCACCTCGGTGATCGGCGCGTCCTACACCTCGGTCTCCTTCATCACCAGGTCGGACGGCAACCCCCGCCGCCGCAACCTGCTCACCGTGGCCTTCATCGCCGTCTGCGCCGTGATCTACGCCTTCCTGGGCCAGGCACCCCAGACCCTGCTCGTCTTCGCGGGGGCGTTCAACGGTCTGATCCTGCCCATCGGCTTCGCCGTGCTGCTGTGGGTCGCCCTGCGCCGGCGGGACCTGCTGGGCGGCTACAAGTACCCCGTGTGGCTCATCGTCATCGGGGTGATGGCCTGGCTGGTGACCGTGTTCCTGGCCGTCTACTCCTTCGCCCCCGCCATCGACCTGCTGACCGGAGCCTGAACCGTATGAGCGAGAACCTGTCCACCCTCTCCCCCGCCGAGGCCCGGGCGCGCTTCCGCGCCGGGCTGGTGCGGCCGACGTCGGGCATCTCCGCCGGGTATGCCCAGGCCAACCTGATCATCGTTCCGGCGTCCCACGCCTTCGACCTGCTGCTGTTCGCCCAACGCAACCCCAAGCCCATGCCCCTGCTCGGCGTGCTCGACGCCGGCCAGGTCACCTCGGACCTGCTGACCGGCGGCGACATCCGCACGGACGTTCCGCGGTACGTGGTCTACGAGGACGGGGTCCCGGTGGCCGAGCCGACCGAGATCACCGACTGGTGGCGGGACGACCTCGTGACGTTCATCGTCGGCTGCTCCTTCACCTTCGAGGCGGCACTGGTGGCCGGCGGGGTGCCCGTGGCCCACCAGCAGCAGGGGGTGAACGTGCCGATGTACCGCACCTCGACCCGCTGCACCCCGGCCGGGAACCTGGCCGGACCGCTGGTCGTCTCGATGCGGCCGGTCCCCGCGTCCCAGGTGGCTGACGCCGTCCGGATCACCTCCCGCTACCCCGCGGTCCATGGGGCGCCCGTACACGTGGGGTCACCGCACGAACTCGGGATCACGGACCTGTCCCGCCCGGACTTCGGAGACCCGGTGGAGATCCCGGCCGAGCACATCCCGGTCTTCTGGGCCTGCGGCGTGACCCCGCAGGCGGCCGTCATGGAGTCGCGGCCCCCGCTGGCGATCGGTCACGCGCCCGGCCACATGCTCATCACCGACGCGCGGGACTCCGACTACCTGGTGCCCTGACCCGGGCCCTCAGAGCCCCCGGCGGTCCAGGTGGTCCAACAGTTCCGCCTCGGCGGTGTCCAGATACGTCCGCAGGGCGACGGCGGCCTCCTCGCGGCGGCCATCCCGCAGCATCCGAACCAGGTCACGGTTGTGCTCGGCGTACCCGGAGTGGAAATCGGGGGCATCGGACATCCGGTAGAACACCAGCCGCATCCGGGCCAGCGTCCGGTCCATGACCGTGGACAGGGTCGGCGAGCCGGCCATCGCCACGATCACCCCGTGCAGCTGCTGGTTCGCGTCCGCCATGCCGGGGACGTCATCGGCCGCGAGGGCGGCGAGCGCGCGCCCGACGATCTCGTCCAGCTCGGCCAGCGCAGGTGCGGTCAGGTCCCCCCAGAGCAGGGCGGCCGGCTCGATCATGCGGCGGATCCGATAAATCTCCCGGATGTCCTCCGCATCCGGCTTGGCGACGAAGACCCCCCGATTGGGCAGCCGTTCGACGATCAGTTCGTCGGCCAACGTCCCGAAGGCCTCGCGCAGGGTGTTCCGGGAGACGGCCAGGTCGGCGGCGAGCCCCTGCTCCGCCAGCTTCGCCCCGGGCAACAACTCACCGCGGGAGATCCTGGCTCGCAGGACCTGCGCCGCCCACGCCCCCGTGTGCGCGTGCGCGGCACGCGCCGTGTGTGCTGGGGTTGAGGCTGGCACTGAGGGCTCAGTCAAGGCGACCCAGCTCCTGTCCCCGTTCCACCGGGTCGCCCGGGCCGAGTCCGGCGCGGGAGAAGACACCGGCCGACGGCGCCGGCACGGCGGTCTCCATCTTCATCGCCTCCAGCACCACCAGGTCTTCCCCGGGGCTCACCTCGGCCCCGTCGTCCACGAGCCACGTCACCACGGTGCCATTCATCGGGGCGGGGACGACGCCGGCCCGCTCCCCTGACGAGGCGCGTCCCGGTCCACCGTCCGTCCCGGCGGTGTCCCCGCTGCCTCCGCTGTTACCGCTGTTGCCGCCGCTGCGCAGGGCACGCACCAGTTCGGCGGGCAGGCCGAGACTGACGGCCCTGCCGTCCACGGTGACGGTCATCCCGGTGCGTTCGGCCCCGGGTGTGGCGGCGGCCAGGTAGGGAGAGGCCTCCAGGTCGGCGGCGAAGTCCGACTCGATCCAGGTCGTGTGGACGCCGAGACCGTCTTGCGACGTGAAGTCAGGGTGGTCCAGGACGGCCTGGTGGAACGGGACCACGGTCGGCAGGCCGCGGATGGCCAGTTCGTCCAAGGCGGTCCGTGCCCGCCGGAGGGCCTGCTGGCGGTCCTCCCCCCAGACGATGAGCTTGGCCAGCAGCGAGTCGTACTCGGCCGGAACGGTGGATCCCGAGCGCACACCGGTGTCCACGCGGATCCCTGCGCCGGTGGGAGCCTCGAAGGCCTCGACCGTTCCCGGGGAGGGCAGGAAGCCCAGGGCCGGGTCCTCGGCGTTGAGCCGGAACTCGAGGGCATGTCCGCGCGGGGCCGGATCCTCGCTCAGGGAGAGCCGCTCCCCCGCGGCGATCCGGAACTGCTCACGGACCAGGTCCACTCCGGTGGTCTCCTCGGTGACGGGGTGCTCGACCTGCAGACGGGTGTTGACCTCGAGGAAGGAGATCAGCCCGTCCGGGGCGACCAGGTACTCGACCGTGCCGGCGCCGGTGTAGCCGGCCTCGCGGCAGATGGCCTTCGCCGAGGCATGGATGCGGTCGAGCTGCGCTGACGTCAGGAACGGGGCGGGGGCCTCCTCCACGAGCTTCTGGTTCCGGCGTTGCAGGGAGCAGTCCCGGGTGCCGACCACCACCACGGTGCCGTGGGTATCCGCCAGCACCTGTGCCTCCACGTGCCGCGGTTTCTCCAGGAACCGTTCCACGAAGCACTCACCACGGCCGAAGGCCGCCACGGCCTCCCGCACGGCGGAGTCGAAGGCGGACTCCACGTCCTCCATCCGGTGCACGATCTTCATGCCGCGGCCGCCACCGCCGAAGGCGGCCTTGATGGCCACGGGCAGGCCGTGCTCCTCGGCGAAGGCCCGCACCTGGGCGGCGTCCTCCGCCGGTCCATCGGTTCCCGGGACCAGGGGCGCCCCGGCGTTGACGGCGATCCTCCGGGCGGAGACCTTGTCCCCGAGGGCACGGATCGCTGCCGGGGATGGGCCGATCCAGGTCAGTCCGGCCTCGATCACGGCCTCGGCGAAGTCCGCGTTCTCGGACAGGAAGCCGTAGCCCGGGTGCACGGCATCGGCCCTGGAGCGCCGGGCGATCTCCAACAGCCTGCCGATGTCCAGGTAGGTCTCTGCGGCGGAGGTGCCGTCCAGTGCGTAGGCCTCGTCCGCGCGGTGCACGTGCATCGCGTCCGCATCCGGATCCGAGTACACGGCCACGGACGCGAGTCCGGCATCCGTGCAGGCGCGGGCCACGCGCACGGCGATCTCCCCGCGGTTGGCGATCAGGACCTTGGTCAGGGTTCGGTGGGGGCTCATGGATCGGTCCTCTCGGGGACGGTCTCGGAGAAGATGGTCGCGGACGGGGTGGTCTCAGGCGGAGTGGTCGCGGACGGGGTGGTCGCGGAAAGGGTGGTCAGCACGAAGCGGACACGCGCCCCGGGGGGCAGCTGCGCGGCCAGGGTCAGGTCCTCCGGGACCACGACCCCGACCACGGGATAGCCGCCGGTGACGGGATGATCGGCCAGGAACAGCACGGGCAGTCCGGACGGCGGCACCTGCAGTGCGCCGGCCACGGCTCCCTCACTGGCCAATTCACCCTCCTGGATCCGCTCCAGGGGCTTGTCGGCCTCCGGTGTCCTGCCCGGGGACACTGCGAGCCGTACGCCGATGCGGTTGGACTGGTCGGTCACGTGCCAGTCCTGGCCGGCCAGCCGGTCCAGCCCGGCCGGGCCGAACCAGTCGTCGCGGGGTCCGGGAACCACACGCAACTCGGTCGTCGCCCCGGACCGCGGCATGCGGCGCAACGGCGGTTCATCGCTCCCGACGGCGGCATACCCAGCTCTCGCGCCCACCGGAACCTCGGTGCCGGCGACCAGGGGTGCGGGCCCGAGTCCGGACATGGTGTCCGTCGAGCGACTGCCCAGCACCACGTTGGCCTCCAGTCCTCCGCGCACAGCCACGTAGGTGCGCAGACCGGCCGTGGGCTCACCGATCTCAAGGACCTCCCCGTCATAGAGGGCGAAGGGTGTCCGACGGGCCACGACCCGGTCGGCCGGCAGTCCTCCGGCGACGGCCGTGATGACCGCTGGAGCTTCGGCGCCGGCGAGCGCCAGGACCTGGTGTCCGCGTGCGCGCAGCCGCAGTCCGCCGAGCAGCGTCTCGATCACGGCCGCCCCCGGTGCGTTGCCCACGATCCGGTTGGCCTGCCGGGCCGAGCCCGCGTCTGCGGCACCGGCGGCGGAGACCCCGAGGTCGCCCTGCCCCGGTCGGCCCAGGTCCTGGATGAGCGACTGCAGTCCGGGGTGTTCGATGACCACCGCGGGACCGGTGCCGGTTGCCGCGGTGCCGGCCGGCGTCGTACCAGGGTCCGTGTTTCCTCCCGCACTGATGCGCGCCTGGTCGCGGACGGCACGGTAGCGGACGCGGTCCCCCGGGGCCACCAGCGCGGGCGCGGACCGGTTCAGGTCCCACAGGGTGGCGTTGGTGCGGCCGATCAACTGCCAGCCGCCCGGTGAGGACCGGGGGTAGACGGCGGAGAAGCGTCCGGCCAGGGCGACCGAACCGGCCGGGACCGTGGTGCGGGGGCTGTCGCGGCGGGGGATGTCCAGGGTGCGGCCATCCCCCGGGTGGTCCGCCGAGTTGTCCGCTGGGTTGTCCGCTGGGTTGTCCGCTGGCACCAGGTAGGTGAAGCCGGGGGCGAAGCCACCGAAAGCCCCGATCCAGGCGGTCTCGGTGTGCCAGCGGATGAGCCCGTCCCGGCCCAGACCGGTCAGTTCGCCGACCTCGTCCAGGTCCTCGCCGTCGTAGACGACCTCGATCTCCACCAGACCTCCCGCCTGGACGTGACCCTCCACAGGCCCCCACGCGCGCAGGACCTCCGCGGCGGACTGGGCTGCCCCGCGATGAGTGAAGGACAGCGCCAGGGTCTCGGCGGCGGCCAGCGCCTCGACCTGCCCTGGCAGCGGTTCGGAGGTGAGGCGGGCGTGCATCGCCACGACGTCGGCCAGGGACCGGCACTCGAGGAGGAAGGCCCGGGTGCCGGACCATCGGATGCCGCGCGGGCTGGTTCCCGGCTCCGCGAGGTGGCCACCGGGTGCGGTGCCGCTCACGCGAAGGAGCCGATCCGCACCCCGGCCCCCTCGAGACCGGCCCGGACGGCAGCCGCCATCGCCACTGCCCCGGGGGTGTCACTGTGGACGCAGATGCTGGCCGCCTCCACCCGGATCTCGGTGCCGTCCACCGCCGTCAGCGTTCCCTCGGTGGCGAGCCGGACCATGCGCTCGGCGACCAGCTCCTCGTCATGGAGGACGGCGCCGGGCTCACGGCGGGAGACCAGGGTTCCCTCCGGGGTGTAGGCGCGGTCGGCGAAGGCCTCCGTCACCACGCGCATCCCCTCGGCCGAGGCGATCTCGGCGGCCACCGCCCCGGGCAGCAGGAGGAGCGGCAGCTCGGGATCGTAGGCCTTGACGGCATCCACCACGGCCCGGGCATGCACGCTGTGGTGGACGATCGTGTTGTAGAGGGCGCCATGCGGCTTGACGTACCGGACAGCGGTCCCGGCCGCATGGGCCATCGCCTCCAGGGCGCCGATCTGGTACAGGACGTCGTCGGCCAGTTCAGTGGGCGAGCAGTCCAGGAACCGGCGGCCGAAGCCGGCCAGATCCCGGTACGCCACGTGCGCCCCGACCGTGATCCCCGCCGCCGCGGCGTCCCGGCAGGTCTGCGCGATGACCGACGGGTCGCCGCCGTGGAAGCCGCAGGCGACGTTCGCGGAGGACACCGAGCGGAAGATCGCGGCGTCGTCGCCCAGGGTGTACGAGCCGAAGGACTCGCCGACGTCACTGTTCAGGTCCATCTGTGCGGTGCTGCCCTGTGCGTTCACGGTGGTGACCTCCGTCTCTCTTCTTGGTCACCCCAGCATGCCCCACCGACACCGATTGTTCAACAATCTTCCGTGGGAGGTGTGGAGCCGTCCGGGTCGAGCGATCAGTTGCGGGGTTCCACCCCAGTGGCCCGAGCCCGGACCGGGTCGGAATCCCGCAACTGATCACCAGGGGCGTCAGGAATGCGGCACGACGACGGCGCGGCCGGAGATCTTCCCGTCCACCAGGGCCTGGTAGGCCTCGAGGGCCCGGTCCATGGGGTACGTCGTGTACATCGGCTTCACCTGCCCGGCCTTGAACAGGTCGACCACCTCGTACAGCTCCTCGATGGTTCCCCAGTAGGTGCTGGTCAGCTCCACCTCATAGGGGGCCGTGAAGAAGGACCAGTCATAGGACCCTCCGGCGATCCCGACAATCGTGCAGCGGCCCTGACGTGCCGTGGAGCCCATGGCGGTCTTCACGGTCGGCCCGACGCCTACGAAATCGAATGCGGCATCCACGCCCTTCCCGCCGGTGACCTCACGGATGCGCTCGATCTGGCCCTCACCGCCCGCCACGGTGACTGCCCCCAGCTTCTCCGCCTCGGCCATGGCCTCCGGCTTCATGTCCGTGGCGATGATGGTGGCACCTGTGAGGGCCTTGAGGATCTGCACACCGAGCAGGCCGAGGCCCCCCAATCCGATGACCAGGGCGTACTTGCCGCCACCGTTGAGGTGCGGCAGAGCCAGCTTGATCGCGTGGTAAGGGGTCAGCGCGGCGTCGGAGAGGGAGGCCGCCGCGACCGGATCGGCGTCACCCAGTGGAACCAGGTTGCGGGCCGGCACGCGCACATACTCAGCCATCCCGCCGTCACGCCCGAGCCCCACCCCCATGTAAGGCATGGTGGCGGCGTTCTCGCAGTAGGTGTCCTGGCCACGCGAGCAGGCCCGGCAGTGCTGGCACCCGATGGGCCCGTAGACGAGGTAGGCATCCCCCTTGTTCAGGCCTTCCACACCGGGGCCGAGTTCCTCGATCCAGCCGGAGTTCTCATGACCCAGGGTGAAGGCCGGGGGAACGGCCCCCGGGGCCCCCTCGGTGAAGTCCTGGAAGATCGCGACGTCGGAGTGACAGGCTCCCGCTCCGGCCACCTTGAGCAGGACCTCGCCGGGGCCGGGAACCGGCTTCTCGACGTCCTTGAGCTCGGGGAAGGTCTGGTAGTTCTCAAACACGACGGCACGCACGGGTCCTCCTGAAAAGCGGGCTTGGCATGGTCCGGTGACCACTCTGCGAGTCCTACACGCCGTCCACAGCACGGCGCAAGGGCTCTTCTCACCACGCGATACCAGCCGTGGAGACCGTGCCCGTCAGAGCCAGGGGGCGCGGACCCGGCCCTCGCGCCGCAGGTCCGCCACCGTGGCCGCCCCCATGAGCATCATCGCCACCCGGGTCTCCTCGGCGAGCAGCTCGACGGCCCGTTCCACGCCCTGCCGCCCACCGGCCATGAGGCCATACAGGTAGGCGCGGCCGATGAGGGTGAAGTCTGCCCCCAACGCCAGCGCCGCCACGATGTCCGATCCGGTGAGGATGCCGGAGTCCAGGATGATCTCCACGTCCGGGCCGGCCTCGGCGCGCACCTCGGCCAGGGCCTTGAGGGACACGGGAGCCCGGTCCAGCTGACGGCCGCCGTGGTTG of Citricoccus sp. K5 contains these proteins:
- a CDS encoding NRAMP family divalent metal transporter translates to MQDPALANAPTARKRRPRNAQRTALLGAMFLMATSAIGPGFITQTTTFTVQLGAAFAFAILISILVDIAVQLNVWRIIGISGLRAQELGNKVLPGIGWVLAALVFAGGLVFNIGNIAGTGLGANAMLGLDPKIGGLVSAVVAILIFLSKRAGMALDRIVVMLGAVMILLMLYVAVVAAPPVGEALKNTVLPETVDILVITTLVGGTVGGYITYAGAHRMIDSGIRGPGAVKEITRTSILGIVVTGVMRVLLFLAILGVVAGGVALTSDNQAAEAFQHAAGEIGLRMFGVILWAASVTSVIGASYTSVSFITRSDGNPRRRNLLTVAFIAVCAVIYAFLGQAPQTLLVFAGAFNGLILPIGFAVLLWVALRRRDLLGGYKYPVWLIVIGVMAWLVTVFLAVYSFAPAIDLLTGA
- a CDS encoding DNA topoisomerase IB; its protein translation is MARLRRSTPGTGGYTRHRAGTGFSYRGANGRRITNATTLERLRGLVVPPAWTDVWIAADAQAHIQATGVDDAGRTQYIYHPQWRARRDAEKYERALSFAEALPALRRQVSRDLRPAGTAGTTARGRANGDAAGRRRTLAAAVRLMDRAALRIGGSEHTGQLEAFGATTLQRRHVDVHAPHVHLVFRGKSGSEWDVTVKDPDLADFFGGIPATPRTAPAVAYPIMSGRRREWKGVTAADVNDYLTDLAGLEFTAKDFRTWQGTVAAARSLARSHRAGVTSPEAVKIAVQAAADLLHNTPTVARESYVDPRVVDLFERGRVMDLDRQPDRALLHLLTGTDQPDRN
- a CDS encoding ATP-dependent DNA ligase encodes the protein MARSARQTYTVGDHQLSVSSLDKVLYPATGTTKAEVMQYFLAVADVLIPQVAQRPLTRKRWVDGVGTAEKPGQVFFRKDLEDSAPSWIPTGRIAHSDHTNTYPLANDPAVLAWFAQVAALELHTPQWRFGRNGQPRNPDRLVLDLDPGEGVGLADCAEVARWCRDILADMGMESFPVTSGSKGIHLYAALDGQHNADDISAVAHELAKALEADHPGEVISSMRKASRAGKVFVDWSQNNGSKTTVAPYSLRGRDRPSVAAPRTWAELEDPDLKHLELGEVLERVADGQDPLAPLGWVPDGPGSSGGPDEGDAGRSPGARGRSKGPGTGAANDRLAKYRSMRDANKTAEPVPAEAPVERQPGEGDRPTFVIQEHHARRLHWDFRLEHSGVLVSWAVPKGPPLDTETNRLAVQTEDHPLEYGTFEGTIAKGEYGAGEVTIWDAGTIEIEKWREGKEVIAVLSGRPDGGLGGVPRRYALINAPGMGGEDNWLLHLMQDQPEADTAQPDSKTTAEPTGKRAEKPTAKRAAKGSEDSAFTVADLPSPMLATSGQPADLTADEDWSYEMKWDGYRLLAGVTPEQVVLASRNGKDLTADYPSLRELTELLTGPAEECGGAVLDGELVALDGQGRPDFGLLQEVSGRTSRGTRRGGRSGRTAPTGHTDRSAADSEGIELRYLVFDILQLGPPGASGRQIRSLLRTPYGERREVLEAGVGNGDVVSVPPGYRGTLARAQQASRDLGLEGVVAKRTDSVYLPGRRGSAWIKLKLQQHQEVVVIGAREGKGGRSGGIGSLLVAVPDEAGDLRYAGRVGTGFSAAQLADAESRLRRLHRKTPPVPDVPAEDRSDAWWVTPSLVGEVSLAGRTRSGRVRQASWRGWREDKSPDEVRWEIP
- a CDS encoding GntR family transcriptional regulator, with product MTEPSVPASTPAHTARAAHAHTGAWAAQVLRARISRGELLPGAKLAEQGLAADLAVSRNTLREAFGTLADELIVERLPNRGVFVAKPDAEDIREIYRIRRMIEPAALLWGDLTAPALAELDEIVGRALAALAADDVPGMADANQQLHGVIVAMAGSPTLSTVMDRTLARMRLVFYRMSDAPDFHSGYAEHNRDLVRMLRDGRREEAAVALRTYLDTAEAELLDHLDRRGL
- a CDS encoding putative hydro-lyase, with protein sequence MSENLSTLSPAEARARFRAGLVRPTSGISAGYAQANLIIVPASHAFDLLLFAQRNPKPMPLLGVLDAGQVTSDLLTGGDIRTDVPRYVVYEDGVPVAEPTEITDWWRDDLVTFIVGCSFTFEAALVAGGVPVAHQQQGVNVPMYRTSTRCTPAGNLAGPLVVSMRPVPASQVADAVRITSRYPAVHGAPVHVGSPHELGITDLSRPDFGDPVEIPAEHIPVFWACGVTPQAAVMESRPPLAIGHAPGHMLITDARDSDYLVP
- a CDS encoding Rho termination factor N-terminal domain-containing protein codes for the protein MAKKNASNESDAPQIKDEEMYEALREDGASKEKAARISNAAARDSRSEVGERGGESGSYEDWTVEELKDRAKELDLSGYSDLRKEELIEKLRNH
- a CDS encoding Ku protein translates to MRAIWSGSITFGLVNVPVKAYSAAKKHDISFHQVHDADGGRIRYQRRCEVCGKKIDYEHIDKAYEDGEQTVVLTEEDFASLPEAQNDEIEVVQFVPSDQIDPIMFGKSYFLEPQGKSPKSYLLLRQALGDTDRTAVVTFALRQKTRLGALRVQDDVLVLQAMYWADEVREVDFPATRSRAKIGAKEKKLAAALVDQFASDFTPGEFEDTYQVELHKLVDAKLEQGESLDTAATFGDVTEESEGEDAEVIDLMQALKASLDKKRGGHRTGAKKSGSSGGSDASGKSGQKPAKPAKPAKSAKSAKSGKKPATSAKSSATSGEKSGSRRRKSA